DNA from Opitutales bacterium:
TAAAAATTTAAAATCTCCAATGATTAGCAAATCTAATTAATTAAAATGTCTAATACAACAAATGGATCGCCCATTAAAATTGCCGTTAAGCGGATGGCTTTTCCTCAAGAAGTGAATGAAATGAGCATCGCAGAAGCTTTGGAACTTTTGGATCGTGTCACAGAAATCCCAGGGCAGCTTCCAGAACAGCTAGAACATTTTTTACAACGACGCAGTTATGTAAAAGCTTGGGATTGGATAGAGCGTCATCCTGAATGGACTGAGGCAAACCATGGGTAAGAAAAAGAATCGAATTTCCACTGCGGGCAGTGGCGCAGAATTGGGCCAAAATCCTTTTGGAAGTCTATCTTCAGTTGGGCTGCCTAAAGGAGATATGTCGCCCATTATCGAAAACGCAGTGCCGAAGAAGGCGAAGGGACCCAGGCACCAAGTGCAGATGCGCCGGTTGACAGCGGGCAAGGGGGGGAAGACTGTCACTGAACTCACGGGTT
Protein-coding regions in this window:
- a CDS encoding translation initiation factor codes for the protein MGKKKNRISTAGSGAELGQNPFGSLSSVGLPKGDMSPIIENAVPKKAKGPRHQVQMRRLTAGKGGKTVTELTGFEPDFFANRAKDALRSMKNFTGAGGAVKGKAIEVQGDVRDRLQPWLEDKGYRVVRAGG